One stretch of Arachis hypogaea cultivar Tifrunner chromosome 20, arahy.Tifrunner.gnm2.J5K5, whole genome shotgun sequence DNA includes these proteins:
- the LOC112784564 gene encoding B3 domain-containing protein At2g33720-like: protein MNHSSADHDRDQYLKKRKSSADSSSSMRKSSARRRFSSSKNSNNNDDNKGGGGGGGGVSTTLKLYDDPWKIKKTLTDSDLGILSRLLLAADLVKKQILPMLGGDDARAAETEEGTPVRVWDMDTRSMHHLVLKRWSSSKSYVLIGKWNQDFVRRRDLKKGDEIGFHWDPYNCAFNFCVLTRASSSSST from the coding sequence ATGAACCACTCTTCAGCAGATCATGATCGGGATCAGTACCTAAAGAAGCGAAAATCCAGTGCTGATTCCTCGTCAAGCATGAGGAAATCCAGCGCAAGGAGAAGATTCAGCAGCAGCAAGAATTCGAACAACAACGACGACAACAAAGGCGGTGGAGGCGGAGGCGGAGGCGTGTCGACGACGCTGAAGCTGTACGACGATCCATGGAAAATAAAGAAGACGTTAACGGACAGCGACCTCGGGATCCTGAGCAGGCTGTTGCTGGCAGCTGATTTGGTGAAGAAGCAGATCCTTCCGATGCTGGGCGGCGATGACGCTCGAGCGGCGGAGACGGAAGAAGGAACTCCGGTGAGAGTGTGGGACATGGACACCAGATCCATGCACCACTTGGTCCTGAAGCGTTGGTCATCTTCCAAAAGCTATGTTCTTATTGGAAAATGGAATCAAGATTTCGTCAGAAGACGGGACCTCAAGAAAGGTGATGAGATTGGCTTCCACTGGGATCCCTATAACTGCGCCTTCAACTTCTGCGTTCTTACACgcgcctcctcctcctcctccacctgA